Proteins encoded within one genomic window of bacterium:
- a CDS encoding DUF2442 domain-containing protein encodes MNPRVTEVIPTNDYKLILVFTNGEEKIYDCSDLLNFGVFKELQNRNYFNQVKVLHGSVTWPHEQDICPDTLYLDSIKINA; translated from the coding sequence ATGAATCCAAGAGTCACTGAAGTTATACCAACTAATGATTATAAATTAATATTGGTTTTCACTAATGGAGAAGAGAAAATTTACGATTGTTCAGATTTACTAAATTTTGGTGTATTTAAAGAACTCCAAAATAGGAATTATTTCAACCAAGTAAAAGTTCTACATGGTAGCGTTACTTGGCCTCATGAACAAGATATATGTCCTGATACACTTTATTTAGATTCAATAAAAATAAATGCCTAA
- a CDS encoding TIGR04013 family B12-binding domain/radical SAM domain-containing protein, which yields MKKDMALILYYNKQNKYSFNALVGALETEEYFDDLKVYFINRENELTLELENIIKKHKKIIIGISFFTTQLWNTLRIIRNLRKQYSHKPLYIAGGPHPSGDPSGTLRMGFDIVIRGEGEETLIELLQKIDNDEDYTDVKGIGFINEKGEYHYTGRRPPINLDQYPPFAVKHNKFGSIEITRGCPFVCYFCQTPHIFGGRQRHRSIEKICDYVQIMRSKNLTDIRFITPNAFSYGSPDGKRLNISNLEELVNNIKKIINPNGRIFIGSFPSEVRPEHVIDETINLILKYADNDNLIIGAQSGSQRILDLCHRGHTVEDVYNAVELTIKAGLKANVDFIFGLPGEVQEDIKLTIKVINDLVKMGARIHAHTFIPLPQTPFAKRSGGGVNKELRKMIIKELVPRGVMYGDWREQEKIAKRIVRYLKTGKLEE from the coding sequence ATGAAGAAAGATATGGCTTTAATTTTATATTATAACAAGCAAAACAAGTATAGTTTTAACGCCCTGGTTGGAGCTCTTGAAACAGAAGAATATTTTGACGATTTAAAGGTTTATTTTATAAACCGAGAAAATGAGCTAACTTTAGAATTAGAAAATATTATCAAGAAACATAAAAAGATAATTATTGGGATTTCTTTTTTTACCACACAATTATGGAATACATTGAGAATAATTAGAAATTTGAGAAAGCAATATAGCCATAAACCTTTATATATTGCAGGTGGGCCTCATCCAAGCGGTGATCCATCAGGAACACTTAGAATGGGATTTGATATAGTTATAAGAGGTGAAGGAGAAGAAACATTAATTGAGCTTCTCCAAAAGATTGACAATGATGAAGATTATACGGATGTAAAAGGAATTGGTTTTATTAATGAAAAGGGAGAATACCACTATACTGGTCGAAGACCTCCGATTAATTTAGACCAATATCCACCATTTGCAGTTAAGCATAATAAGTTTGGCTCTATAGAGATAACAAGAGGGTGTCCCTTTGTTTGCTATTTCTGTCAAACTCCACATATATTTGGTGGCCGCCAAAGACATAGAAGTATAGAAAAGATTTGTGACTATGTTCAAATTATGAGGAGTAAGAATCTCACAGATATTAGATTTATTACTCCAAATGCCTTTTCCTATGGGTCGCCAGATGGTAAAAGACTAAATATATCTAATTTAGAAGAGTTAGTCAACAATATTAAAAAAATTATCAACCCCAATGGTAGAATTTTTATTGGTTCTTTCCCCTCAGAAGTTAGACCTGAACATGTAATTGATGAGACAATAAATTTAATCTTAAAATACGCAGATAATGATAACTTGATAATCGGAGCCCAATCAGGTAGTCAAAGGATTTTAGATTTATGCCATAGAGGGCATACGGTTGAAGATGTCTATAATGCCGTGGAGCTAACGATAAAAGCAGGCCTTAAGGCAAATGTAGATTTTATCTTTGGATTGCCTGGAGAAGTTCAAGAAGATATAAAACTTACTATTAAAGTCATAAACGATTTAGTAAAAATGGGTGCAAGAATACATGCACACACTTTTATCCCATTGCCACAGACACCTTTTGCTAAAAGGTCTGGTGGAGGAGTAAATAAGGAACTTAGAAAAATGATCATTAAAGAATTAGTTCCCAGAGGTGTTATGTATGGTGATTGGAGAGAGCAAGAAAAAATTGCAAAGAGAATTGTAAGATATTTAAAAACTGGTAAATTGGAGGAGTAA